A genome region from Streptomyces xanthophaeus includes the following:
- a CDS encoding TIGR02678 family protein yields the protein MTLPSAHDVALATERRAAGRLLLARPLVTSAGPYADLFPLVRRHADWLAKRFQQVLGYRLLVDTSYARLFKAGLGAGAGHRLERSTGAAFTPRAYSCLALALSVLVTAPEQMLLSQLVADIRAAAADAGVKLEETGRAVEKRTLVAALRQLIDWGVLTETEGSVGSLVQEEGGEALITVDREIARIIVSGPLTQSLDGADLVRRAADPGFGGPRTYVRRMLVETPVVYLDELTGAERDWLRTRQRREAQAFSELLGLEAEIRGEGVALVDPEEELTDLHLPGTGTVAQASLLLVERLVERLRPARPGHPATGGRLVIGVAVPDGLVDELLAELVTEYGQRGNWQREHLEDPASLRRAALDLLSRMRLVAPAGPLRSAGQGLPEGYDDAVPEGRSVTDVLGARAAGTADTTAGTTAAGTGWTLLAAAARYATHVTERRPAGATPGIDIQQELPL from the coding sequence GTGACGCTTCCTTCGGCGCACGACGTGGCCCTGGCCACCGAACGCCGTGCCGCCGGGCGGCTGCTGCTCGCCCGTCCTCTGGTGACGTCGGCCGGTCCCTACGCGGACCTGTTCCCCCTGGTACGACGGCACGCCGACTGGCTGGCCAAGCGGTTCCAGCAGGTGCTCGGCTACCGGCTCCTGGTCGACACCTCCTACGCCAGGCTGTTCAAGGCCGGACTGGGCGCCGGCGCAGGACACCGGCTGGAGCGGTCCACCGGTGCCGCCTTCACCCCGCGCGCCTACTCCTGTCTCGCGCTCGCGCTGTCCGTGCTCGTGACCGCCCCGGAGCAGATGCTGCTTTCCCAGCTGGTCGCCGACATCCGGGCCGCAGCGGCCGACGCGGGCGTGAAGCTGGAGGAAACGGGCCGGGCCGTGGAGAAGCGGACTCTGGTCGCCGCCCTTCGCCAGTTGATCGACTGGGGTGTCCTGACGGAGACCGAAGGCAGTGTGGGGTCGCTCGTGCAGGAGGAAGGCGGCGAGGCGCTGATCACGGTGGACCGGGAGATCGCCCGGATCATCGTTTCGGGCCCGCTCACGCAGAGCCTGGACGGGGCGGACCTGGTGAGGCGGGCTGCCGACCCCGGATTCGGCGGTCCTCGCACCTATGTGCGCCGGATGCTCGTGGAAACGCCGGTCGTGTACCTGGACGAGCTGACCGGTGCCGAGCGGGACTGGCTGCGGACCCGGCAACGCAGGGAGGCCCAGGCGTTCTCCGAGCTCCTCGGGCTGGAGGCCGAGATCCGCGGCGAGGGCGTGGCGCTGGTGGATCCCGAGGAGGAGCTGACCGACCTGCACCTGCCCGGTACCGGAACCGTCGCCCAGGCTTCGCTCCTCCTGGTGGAGCGCCTCGTGGAACGGCTGCGGCCCGCCCGGCCGGGCCACCCGGCGACGGGAGGGCGGCTCGTCATCGGGGTCGCCGTTCCGGACGGCCTCGTGGACGAGCTGCTGGCCGAGCTCGTCACCGAGTACGGGCAGCGCGGCAACTGGCAGCGCGAGCACCTGGAGGATCCCGCCTCGCTGCGGAGGGCGGCTCTGGACCTGCTGAGCCGGATGCGGCTGGTGGCGCCCGCCGGCCCGCTCCGTTCCGCCGGCCAGGGGCTGCCCGAGGGGTACGACGACGCGGTCCCGGAGGGCCGCTCCGTGACCGACGTGCTGGGTGCCCGCGCCGCGGGCACCGCCGACACCACCGCCGGCACCACAGCCGCCGGCACCGGCTGGACACTCCTCGCCGCGGCCGCTCGCTACGCCACCCACGTCACCGAACGCCGGCCCGCCGGAGCGACACCCGGCATCGACATACAGCAGGAGCTGCCGCTATGA
- a CDS encoding TIGR02680 family protein codes for MTPGAHGPIPLQRSFTSARTRFRLHRAGILNVWQYDEQEFDLGDGRLLLRGKNGAGKSKALEMLLPYLLDGDSRALDATGTGRTSLVWLMLDGFEQTNRLGYLWVEFRMTTEDGGDRYLTLGAAVRASKSTKKAVPVFFVTPLRVGEDFRLVEAGRPLPVDRLKEAVGAENVTDRSVQHRSRVARELFGITDTTRYRNLTQLLHRLRRPTVGDRIESGGVASLLSETLPGLDDDVVEKVARNLHDLDAVREELGRLERTDRALRTFLGIYRGYLSGVLLRAAGKVDEELDALARRRLQAGDAAKRTGALKGQEAEAEARLSALREEEQAARTELDALRASSAYRSLEELSERRTTVAALDTAAGTSFAALTKAHDTEAGAADRLAEGIGQLGERLGELGTDHRELVVQAEKAGLPTGHLGETVGLPRADVAGASAAELTAPDAEVRIVRHRRVTAVDATAAESALRSWQGQLEDAGTVVKHRTRRVQEVAGLVARAVDARGRAAAADAEHERLEGEAEDAAGRLEGHREKVAEESAGYLRQVEAWLERLRAVAGPDCPPLDAVRATVACETSPQAPFAERVLPPDIDGQAKRTALTVLEPYGARLTERRDTLALRVARLTEERDLLSGEKEEWERRTDPEPPAPYHRTAERDPGTGAPFYRLVDFHDDLSPADRAGLEAALEASGVLDAWVTWDGALLDPLTRDVLLQPGAVLPEGPTLAAALRPAAQPDTGIAPERVQHLLSAVALAPAREATAACAVFHDGSWRLGPLRGRHAKDGAEYVGAAVRAGTRRRKIAELEVRWEEAQKLLSDHRGQLDGLDAVRRGLASAERDFPRPQSLTRAWHELDSGERDLRTVTARAAKAARLAEEARTRAVAARGEAEATATAHDLPTDADALDRVRTALATLLDGIGRMCRAIRGVADGLDRHRADRTRYERAHHDRLEAAEGYGLRLGELRRAQQDLLTREEAIGSSEEEILAREEEAKQRVAAATGALPGARRGHDDLRDRRIRAEEDEKRSRELLLDRQAAVIAAGSTLRGAVGRPEVVRGAALDRSSLPALLLDDPGADVRDRIRSLRELADAVRGGLDRSGKEVSDSTLLGGHTALRDQLAGGYDAQLEELAGIKICRLVDDHGPHDVAVVGERIADRAAEARGRLTERESEVFQRFLAGELGDHLSTQVVTAAGLVSALNDTLRTVRTSHGLGVELQWKLDDDVDADVRAAVELLRSPSILRTREQGEQLREVLQRRIEEARRADPSAGYAAHLRTALDYRDWFRFHTFVVEDAAPGRRRRLTGRTGLSQGEQRVLSYLVLFAAAAAHFTTLGESAPHAPRLILLDDAFAKVDEPTHGRLGRILVDLDLDFVLTSERLMGNWPEVPSLHIYECLRDPHARGVATLHYTWNGRHRRLMSV; via the coding sequence ATGACCCCCGGCGCGCACGGCCCCATCCCCCTTCAGCGGTCCTTCACTTCGGCCCGTACGCGCTTCCGCCTGCACCGCGCGGGCATCCTCAACGTCTGGCAGTACGACGAACAGGAATTCGACCTCGGCGACGGACGGCTGCTCCTGCGCGGCAAGAACGGGGCAGGCAAGTCCAAGGCGCTGGAGATGCTGCTCCCGTACCTGCTGGACGGCGACTCCCGCGCGCTGGACGCCACCGGTACGGGCCGCACGAGCCTCGTCTGGCTGATGCTGGACGGCTTCGAGCAGACGAACCGCCTCGGATACCTGTGGGTCGAGTTCCGCATGACGACGGAGGACGGCGGGGACCGGTACCTGACCCTCGGGGCGGCCGTCCGGGCGTCGAAGTCGACGAAGAAGGCCGTACCGGTCTTCTTCGTCACCCCGCTGCGGGTCGGCGAGGACTTCCGTCTGGTCGAGGCGGGCAGGCCCCTGCCGGTCGATCGGCTCAAGGAGGCCGTCGGCGCGGAGAACGTCACGGACCGTTCCGTCCAGCACCGCTCGCGGGTCGCCCGTGAGCTGTTCGGCATCACCGACACCACGCGGTACCGCAACCTCACACAGCTCCTGCACCGGCTGCGGCGTCCCACCGTCGGGGACCGGATCGAGTCCGGCGGGGTCGCCTCGCTGCTGAGCGAGACGCTGCCCGGGCTCGACGACGACGTGGTGGAGAAGGTGGCGCGCAACCTCCACGACCTCGACGCCGTCCGGGAGGAGCTCGGCCGTCTGGAGCGTACCGACCGGGCCCTGCGCACCTTCCTGGGCATCTACCGCGGCTACCTGTCCGGGGTGCTTCTCAGGGCTGCGGGGAAGGTGGACGAGGAACTGGACGCCCTGGCGCGGCGGCGCCTGCAGGCCGGGGACGCCGCGAAGCGGACGGGCGCCCTGAAGGGTCAGGAGGCCGAGGCCGAAGCACGTCTGAGCGCGCTGCGCGAGGAGGAGCAGGCCGCCCGGACCGAACTCGACGCCCTGCGCGCGAGCAGCGCGTACCGCAGTCTGGAGGAGTTGTCCGAGCGCCGGACCACGGTCGCCGCGCTGGACACGGCGGCCGGAACGTCCTTCGCCGCGCTCACCAAGGCGCACGACACGGAAGCGGGCGCGGCAGACCGCCTGGCCGAGGGCATCGGGCAGCTGGGCGAACGCCTCGGCGAACTGGGTACGGATCACCGCGAACTCGTCGTGCAGGCGGAGAAGGCGGGGCTCCCCACGGGCCATCTCGGCGAGACGGTCGGCCTGCCCCGGGCGGACGTGGCCGGGGCTTCGGCGGCGGAACTCACGGCACCCGACGCGGAGGTCCGCATCGTGCGGCACCGGCGGGTGACCGCCGTGGACGCCACGGCGGCGGAATCCGCCCTGCGGTCCTGGCAAGGACAGCTGGAGGACGCCGGCACGGTGGTGAAGCACCGGACCCGGCGGGTCCAGGAGGTGGCCGGCCTGGTCGCCCGGGCGGTGGACGCACGCGGGCGGGCTGCTGCCGCGGATGCCGAGCACGAACGGCTCGAAGGGGAGGCGGAGGATGCTGCGGGCCGCCTCGAAGGGCACCGGGAGAAGGTGGCCGAGGAGAGCGCGGGCTACCTCCGTCAGGTGGAGGCGTGGCTGGAGCGCCTGCGGGCCGTGGCCGGCCCGGACTGCCCTCCGTTGGACGCGGTCCGTGCCACGGTCGCCTGTGAGACCTCTCCCCAGGCCCCCTTCGCCGAGCGGGTGCTGCCGCCCGACATCGACGGACAGGCGAAGCGGACCGCACTGACGGTGCTGGAGCCGTACGGTGCGCGGCTGACCGAACGGCGCGACACCCTCGCGCTGCGCGTCGCCCGCCTCACCGAGGAACGCGACCTCCTGAGCGGGGAGAAGGAGGAGTGGGAGCGGCGGACCGATCCGGAGCCGCCCGCCCCGTACCACCGCACCGCCGAGCGCGATCCGGGCACCGGAGCGCCCTTCTACCGGCTGGTGGACTTCCATGACGACCTGTCCCCCGCCGACCGGGCGGGCCTGGAGGCGGCGCTCGAAGCGAGCGGGGTACTGGACGCCTGGGTGACCTGGGACGGGGCACTCCTCGACCCCCTGACGCGAGACGTCCTGCTCCAGCCGGGGGCCGTACTGCCGGAGGGACCGACGCTGGCCGCCGCCCTGCGCCCCGCGGCGCAGCCGGACACCGGTATCGCGCCCGAGCGGGTCCAGCACCTCCTGTCCGCCGTCGCCCTCGCCCCGGCCCGGGAAGCCACCGCCGCCTGCGCGGTGTTCCACGACGGCAGCTGGCGCCTCGGTCCCCTGCGCGGCCGCCATGCCAAGGACGGGGCCGAGTACGTGGGCGCCGCCGTACGCGCCGGGACCCGACGCCGGAAGATCGCCGAACTGGAAGTCCGGTGGGAGGAGGCGCAGAAGCTGCTGTCCGACCACCGCGGACAGCTCGACGGGCTCGACGCCGTCCGCCGGGGCCTGGCGTCGGCGGAACGCGACTTCCCCCGGCCGCAGTCCCTCACCCGCGCCTGGCACGAGCTCGACTCCGGGGAGAGAGACCTTCGGACCGTGACGGCCAGGGCGGCGAAAGCAGCTCGCCTGGCGGAAGAGGCACGCACCCGGGCCGTGGCCGCCCGCGGTGAGGCGGAGGCGACCGCGACGGCCCACGACCTCCCCACCGACGCCGACGCCCTGGACCGCGTACGCACCGCCCTCGCCACCCTGCTCGACGGGATCGGACGCATGTGCCGGGCGATCCGCGGCGTGGCCGACGGGCTGGACCGGCACCGGGCCGATCGCACCCGGTACGAACGGGCCCACCACGACCGTCTGGAGGCGGCGGAAGGCTACGGCCTGCGGCTCGGCGAGCTGCGCAGGGCCCAGCAGGACCTCCTTACCCGTGAAGAGGCCATCGGCTCGTCCGAGGAGGAGATCCTCGCCCGCGAGGAGGAGGCCAAGCAGCGCGTCGCAGCCGCCACCGGGGCGCTGCCGGGAGCCCGGAGGGGACACGACGACCTCCGCGACCGGAGGATCCGTGCGGAGGAGGACGAGAAGCGAAGCCGCGAACTGCTGCTGGACCGGCAGGCGGCCGTCATCGCCGCGGGAAGCACCCTGCGCGGCGCGGTCGGCCGTCCGGAGGTGGTCCGGGGCGCCGCCCTGGACCGTTCCTCCCTGCCCGCGCTGCTGTTGGACGACCCCGGCGCGGACGTCCGTGACCGCATCCGGTCCCTGCGCGAGCTGGCCGACGCGGTGCGGGGCGGTCTCGACCGGTCGGGGAAGGAGGTCTCGGACAGCACGCTCCTGGGCGGGCACACGGCACTGCGCGACCAGTTGGCCGGCGGGTACGACGCGCAGCTGGAGGAACTGGCCGGGATCAAGATCTGCCGGCTGGTCGACGACCACGGCCCGCACGACGTCGCCGTCGTAGGAGAACGCATCGCCGACCGGGCCGCCGAGGCCCGCGGCCGGCTCACCGAGCGTGAGAGCGAGGTCTTCCAGCGCTTCCTCGCCGGCGAACTCGGCGACCACCTGTCCACACAGGTCGTCACCGCTGCCGGCCTCGTCTCCGCCCTGAACGACACGCTCAGGACCGTGCGGACCTCGCACGGGCTCGGCGTGGAACTGCAGTGGAAGCTCGACGACGACGTCGACGCCGATGTCCGGGCGGCCGTCGAACTGCTGCGCAGTCCTTCGATCCTGCGCACCCGTGAGCAGGGCGAGCAGCTGCGCGAGGTGCTGCAGCGCCGGATCGAGGAGGCCCGCCGGGCCGATCCGTCAGCCGGGTACGCCGCCCACCTGCGCACCGCGCTGGACTACCGCGACTGGTTCCGCTTCCACACCTTCGTGGTCGAGGACGCCGCCCCCGGCCGCAGGCGCAGGCTCACCGGACGCACCGGACTCAGCCAGGGCGAACAGCGCGTGCTCTCCTACCTCGTGCTCTTCGCCGCGGCCGCCGCCCACTTCACGACCCTCGGCGAGTCCGCACCGCACGCTCCCCGGCTGATCCTCCTGGACGACGCCTTCGCCAAGGTCGACGAGCCCACCCACGGCCGGCTCGGCCGCATCCTCGTCGACCTCGACCTCGACTTCGTCCTCACCAGCGAGAGGCTCATGGGCAATTGGCCCGAGGTGCCCTCCCTGCACATCTACGAGTGCCTCCGCGACCCGCACGCCCGCGGGGTGGCCACCTTGCACTACACCTGGAACGGCCGGCACCGGCGCCTGATGTCCGTATGA
- a CDS encoding TIGR02679 family protein, whose amino-acid sequence MSRLPAATHDWLAGPGLVRLWESARKRLEGNGLRATGSVRLSGLAVQERNDLSLLLGTPVTGATATVRLDSLDTRLRSSAAGLGLRDVLQELGPALTDRRAVRTEARARRDEVWSSLAASLEGCRLTDEDWAWRWYDGLRRTGVPGGVTPETAVRTLRQAVHVLTLLFGPERAAAWGRGDLAAEATGSAHGLDDGTWLARLVQRGIALAHDTELPDDAAGRRAVWRLASVTPDEVSSTVLAYGLRPDGGGWRERSLYERAVHHVETHLTLRDLRALRLSLPAGTLVRICENPRVVEAAADTACSQPLVCTSGSAATVVLTLLDALAAAGCRFAYHGDFDWPGIALANRVVHRYGAEPWRMGTEDYEALAARTRDRNVPQHPLTGPPTPADWDPALAPAMAGRGMALHEEATLDLLLADLA is encoded by the coding sequence ATGAGCCGGCTCCCCGCCGCCACCCATGACTGGCTGGCCGGTCCGGGGCTCGTCCGGCTCTGGGAATCGGCGCGCAAGCGCCTGGAGGGCAACGGCCTCCGGGCCACCGGCTCGGTGCGGCTGTCCGGACTGGCGGTACAGGAGCGGAACGACCTGTCGCTCCTGCTCGGCACCCCGGTCACGGGGGCCACCGCCACGGTGCGGCTCGACTCGCTCGACACCCGGCTGCGGTCCTCGGCCGCCGGCCTCGGTCTCAGGGACGTGCTCCAGGAGCTCGGACCGGCGCTCACCGACCGCCGCGCCGTCCGGACGGAGGCCCGGGCACGGCGTGATGAGGTGTGGTCCTCGCTCGCCGCGTCCCTGGAAGGCTGCCGGCTCACCGACGAGGACTGGGCCTGGCGCTGGTACGACGGACTGCGCCGCACGGGCGTGCCCGGCGGTGTGACGCCCGAGACGGCGGTCCGTACGCTCCGGCAGGCGGTCCACGTCCTCACCTTGCTCTTCGGTCCCGAGCGGGCCGCCGCGTGGGGGCGGGGCGATCTCGCCGCCGAAGCGACCGGATCGGCCCACGGCCTGGACGACGGGACCTGGCTCGCGCGCCTCGTCCAACGGGGCATAGCCCTCGCCCACGACACCGAGCTCCCCGACGACGCGGCCGGACGCCGCGCCGTGTGGCGGCTCGCATCCGTCACACCGGACGAGGTGTCCAGCACGGTCCTCGCCTACGGCCTGCGCCCCGACGGCGGGGGCTGGCGGGAGCGCTCGCTGTACGAACGGGCGGTCCATCACGTGGAGACCCACCTCACCCTGCGCGACCTGCGCGCCCTACGGCTCTCGCTGCCGGCCGGCACCCTCGTCCGCATCTGCGAGAACCCGCGCGTGGTGGAGGCGGCGGCCGACACCGCCTGCTCACAACCTCTGGTGTGCACCTCGGGGAGTGCCGCGACCGTGGTCCTCACCCTCCTCGACGCCCTCGCCGCCGCCGGCTGCCGCTTCGCCTACCACGGCGACTTCGACTGGCCGGGCATAGCCCTGGCCAACCGCGTGGTCCACCGCTACGGCGCGGAGCCCTGGCGGATGGGCACCGAGGACTACGAGGCGCTCGCCGCCCGCACCCGGGACCGCAACGTCCCACAGCACCCGCTCACCGGCCCGCCGACCCCCGCGGACTGGGATCCGGCCCTCGCCCCGGCCATGGCCGGGCGCGGCATGGCCCTCCACGAGGAGGCCACACTCGACCTGCTCCTGGCGGACCTGGCGTGA
- a CDS encoding serine/threonine-protein kinase, with protein sequence MGHLLGAGAFGSVYAARRAAPEPGLPGRAALKVLPTGTHTPRGLRHLVELAERETEVLRRVRTPRLIRLYEALTVDDPGRPELDGATVLVLEEAQGSLDALLADGVPRTGPALLAQVCEGLDQLHRAGWVHGDLKPGNVLLMADGTARLGDFNMAAELEGTHAYSPAFATPDYTPPDLLWSEVGERGTKIRPTADIWAFGVLAHVVLTGALPLPGGTPAARRDAALRYARGEDELRLSPELPEHWRDIVRDCLARRHEDRAAHTAASLLRRVEAAAAGAPPAAPTGALRVPGSRRRRRALIAAGTAALAAGLGAVWGSGLFHLGDSAGALGYDRCWRGAVCFFSEEDGRGEMCSWVDGGSDWIDGPAPCPWTARSAPRSVFNNGFDLTQGATKVDVLYYGQAAQQEPLGCVKVGTRTNLSGTVRPRSHAWVPNC encoded by the coding sequence GTGGGGCACCTGCTGGGGGCCGGCGCCTTCGGCAGCGTGTACGCGGCCCGGCGTGCCGCACCCGAGCCGGGCCTGCCCGGCCGGGCCGCGCTCAAGGTCCTGCCGACCGGTACCCACACCCCGCGCGGGTTACGGCACCTGGTCGAGCTCGCCGAGCGCGAGACCGAGGTACTGCGCCGGGTGCGCACACCCCGGCTGATCAGGCTGTACGAGGCGCTCACGGTCGACGACCCCGGCCGGCCCGAACTCGACGGCGCCACCGTCCTCGTCCTGGAGGAGGCGCAGGGCTCCCTGGACGCCCTGCTGGCCGACGGAGTGCCACGGACCGGGCCCGCCCTGCTCGCCCAGGTCTGCGAGGGGCTCGACCAACTGCACCGGGCGGGCTGGGTGCACGGCGACCTCAAGCCCGGCAACGTCCTGCTGATGGCCGACGGCACGGCGCGGCTGGGCGACTTCAACATGGCCGCGGAGCTGGAGGGCACCCACGCGTACTCCCCGGCCTTCGCCACGCCCGACTACACCCCGCCCGACCTGCTCTGGTCCGAGGTCGGCGAACGCGGTACGAAAATCCGCCCGACGGCCGACATCTGGGCCTTCGGGGTCCTGGCCCACGTCGTGCTGACCGGCGCACTGCCGCTGCCCGGAGGCACCCCCGCCGCCCGCAGGGACGCCGCGCTGCGCTACGCCCGGGGCGAGGACGAGCTGCGGCTGTCGCCGGAACTTCCGGAGCACTGGCGGGACATCGTCCGCGACTGCCTGGCCCGAAGACACGAGGACCGGGCCGCGCACACCGCGGCGTCGCTGCTGCGCCGGGTGGAGGCGGCGGCCGCCGGCGCGCCGCCCGCCGCCCCGACGGGCGCCCTGCGCGTACCCGGCTCCCGCCGGCGGCGCCGCGCGCTGATCGCGGCCGGCACGGCGGCGCTCGCCGCCGGCCTGGGCGCCGTATGGGGCTCGGGTCTGTTCCACCTCGGGGACTCCGCCGGGGCGCTGGGGTACGACCGGTGCTGGCGCGGGGCGGTCTGCTTCTTCTCGGAGGAGGACGGCCGGGGCGAGATGTGCTCCTGGGTGGACGGCGGCTCCGACTGGATCGACGGCCCGGCCCCCTGCCCCTGGACGGCCCGCAGCGCGCCCCGCTCGGTCTTCAACAACGGCTTCGACCTCACCCAGGGGGCGACCAAGGTCGACGTCCTCTACTACGGGCAGGCCGCCCAGCAGGAGCCGCTGGGCTGCGTGAAGGTGGGTACGAGAACCAACTTGAGCGGCACGGTCCGGCCGCGCTCCCACGCCTGGGTACCCAACTGCTGA
- a CDS encoding FHA domain-containing protein yields MNSIIVVPGPTMSPAAQIRLAPGQTLRFGREPLRSTTTGTTTGPAAGVRHTGGGGSGPHSLHVAHAGVSRSAGEITATATYWSLSNFSRSATYVVENPEGAGEHIKIAPGRLDAPVPFEFARLVLPAGSELLTLDVWAPRHDYADRDDPGEPDGEPTVLPFPLDRSSRYFLVLTALCEPRLRGEPHAPLPTVEQVVERLKPSWPAANRAAVQWNIDYLAVKLRLKPGPDTVDPGPRLVGKKETLVSLALRFDLVRETDLAALPAAPTGTAR; encoded by the coding sequence GTGAACAGCATCATCGTGGTTCCGGGGCCCACCATGTCCCCGGCCGCACAGATCCGCCTGGCACCGGGGCAGACCCTCCGTTTCGGCCGTGAACCCCTTCGCAGCACCACCACGGGTACCACCACGGGCCCTGCTGCCGGCGTCCGCCACACCGGCGGTGGCGGCAGCGGCCCGCACAGCCTGCACGTCGCGCACGCCGGCGTCTCGCGTTCGGCGGGGGAGATCACCGCGACAGCCACGTACTGGTCGCTCAGCAACTTCTCCCGCTCGGCGACGTACGTGGTCGAGAACCCCGAGGGCGCCGGCGAGCACATCAAGATAGCTCCAGGCCGGCTGGACGCACCGGTCCCGTTCGAATTCGCCCGGCTCGTCCTGCCCGCCGGCTCCGAACTGCTCACCCTGGACGTCTGGGCACCGCGCCACGACTACGCCGACCGGGACGATCCCGGCGAGCCCGACGGGGAGCCGACCGTCCTCCCCTTCCCGCTCGACCGCTCCAGCCGGTACTTCCTGGTCCTCACCGCGCTCTGCGAGCCGAGGCTGCGCGGCGAACCGCACGCGCCCCTGCCCACCGTCGAGCAGGTGGTCGAACGGCTGAAGCCGTCCTGGCCCGCGGCCAACCGCGCCGCCGTGCAGTGGAACATCGACTACCTCGCGGTCAAACTGCGCCTGAAGCCGGGCCCCGACACGGTGGATCCGGGGCCGCGGCTGGTCGGCAAGAAGGAGACCCTGGTCTCGCTGGCCCTGCGCTTCGACCTCGTCCGCGAGACGGACCTGGCGGCCCTGCCGGCCGCCCCGACCGGTACCGCCCGCTGA
- a CDS encoding peptidoglycan DD-metalloendopeptidase family protein translates to MLRYPSRLWAVVLMCLAGLVLAGTPAPASASAPGPVSAPAAAKPLFQLPFPCGTTWQLNTWGHDPALDIVVEGNTGSDGLPVQPSAAGTVAATYWTNGSGNTIQINHGNGWFTAYYHLKDDPAAYVKKGDAVQPSTRIGRIGTSGASEWSHLHYEQRYLASGDFTDESHRVPVHFDGVEYSGAAKEWPSVTSRNCAGTPTPAWQDCPAGYVCFYSGADGTGTVCRSAVDEPRSTCGLRRSFFNNGTVQPGYDHVQVYFREGGSACLHRGWDEGRGNLPAGGRTIERFQWRGEC, encoded by the coding sequence GTGCTGCGGTATCCGAGCAGGCTGTGGGCGGTGGTGCTGATGTGCCTGGCGGGACTGGTGCTGGCGGGTACGCCCGCGCCCGCCTCCGCCTCCGCGCCCGGGCCCGTCTCCGCCCCGGCTGCGGCGAAGCCGCTGTTCCAGCTGCCGTTCCCGTGCGGGACCACCTGGCAGCTGAACACCTGGGGCCACGATCCGGCGCTGGACATCGTGGTGGAGGGCAACACCGGCTCCGACGGACTGCCCGTCCAGCCGTCGGCCGCCGGCACGGTGGCCGCCACGTACTGGACCAACGGCTCGGGCAACACCATCCAGATCAACCACGGCAACGGCTGGTTCACGGCGTACTACCACCTGAAGGACGACCCGGCGGCCTACGTCAAGAAGGGCGACGCCGTCCAGCCGTCCACGCGGATCGGCCGGATCGGCACCTCGGGCGCCTCCGAGTGGTCCCACCTGCACTACGAGCAGCGCTACCTGGCCTCGGGCGACTTCACCGACGAGAGCCACCGCGTCCCGGTCCACTTCGACGGGGTCGAGTACTCGGGAGCCGCCAAGGAGTGGCCGAGCGTCACCAGCCGCAACTGCGCCGGCACACCGACCCCCGCCTGGCAGGACTGCCCGGCCGGCTACGTCTGCTTCTACTCGGGGGCGGACGGCACGGGCACCGTCTGCCGCTCCGCCGTCGACGAGCCCCGGAGCACGTGCGGGCTGCGCAGGTCCTTCTTCAACAACGGGACGGTGCAGCCGGGGTACGACCACGTGCAGGTGTACTTCCGGGAGGGAGGCAGCGCGTGCCTGCACCGCGGCTGGGACGAAGGGCGCGGAAACCTTCCCGCCGGGGGCCGGACGATCGAGCGCTTCCAGTGGCGAGGGGAGTGCTGA
- a CDS encoding response regulator: MTTPGRPPTRVLLADDHALVRRGVRLILDAEPDLTVVAEAGDGAEAVALARTGEVDLAVLDVAMPRMTGLQAARELSRLRPELRILILTMYDNEQYFFEALKAGAAGYVPKSVADRDLVEACRAAIRDEPFIYPGAETTLIRNYLDRARQGDPLPARAITEREEEILKLVAEGHSSKEIGDLLVISAKTVERHRANLLQKLGMRDRLELTRYAIRVGLIEP, encoded by the coding sequence TTGACCACGCCCGGACGGCCGCCGACCCGCGTCCTGCTCGCCGACGACCACGCCCTCGTACGGCGCGGGGTCCGGCTCATCCTCGACGCCGAGCCGGACCTGACCGTGGTCGCCGAGGCCGGGGACGGCGCGGAGGCCGTAGCCCTGGCCCGTACCGGGGAGGTGGACCTCGCCGTGCTCGACGTGGCCATGCCCCGGATGACCGGGCTGCAGGCCGCACGGGAACTCTCGCGGCTGCGGCCGGAGCTGCGCATCCTCATCCTGACCATGTACGACAACGAGCAGTACTTCTTCGAGGCGCTCAAGGCCGGGGCCGCCGGGTACGTCCCCAAGTCGGTCGCCGACCGCGATCTGGTCGAGGCCTGCCGGGCGGCGATCCGCGACGAGCCGTTCATCTACCCCGGGGCGGAGACCACCCTCATCCGCAACTACCTGGACCGGGCCCGCCAGGGCGATCCGCTGCCCGCCCGGGCGATCACCGAGCGCGAGGAGGAGATCCTCAAGCTCGTCGCGGAAGGCCACTCCTCGAAGGAGATCGGCGACCTCCTCGTCATCAGTGCCAAGACCGTGGAGCGACACCGGGCCAACCTGCTGCAGAAGCTGGGGATGCGCGACCGGCTGGAGCTGACCCGGTACGCGATCCGGGTCGGGCTCATCGAGCCCTGA